The window GTGAAGTTCACCGACATCGAGGAGCTCCGGGTGGCGCTGGCGAACGCCGCGCCGCCACGGGCCGGGCGCCGTCTGGTTCGCCGGGGCTGACACAGCAACTGCACCGCGCTGTCACCGCAGCGCGCTGTCGTCGCAGGAAGTCCCGGCGCAGGCAGCGCCAACGCGGGAGCGGCATCGCGATCCGACGCGACGCCGCTCCCGAGCTGTCAGGCGGCGGTCAGGAAGGCGGGCGGGGGCTCGCTGCGGTAGCGGGAGGCCGGTCCGTCGATCTTGCACAGCCGCCAGAGTGCCCGGGCCGGCCGGGTCATGAGGTTCGACTGCTCGGCGAGCATGCGCACGTCACCGAAGAGGTTCTGCAGGCGCTGCTGCGACTCGGGGGAGTCCCAGAACAGGTCCTTCTTCACCTGCTCCGGGATCTCGAACCGCTCCCAGAACTCCCGCGGCGGCACCATGATCGCGTCGCAGCCGTAGCGCATCACCAGCGGGAGCAGCAGCGCCGTCAGGTGCCGGCCGACCGGGCCCAGGTGCGGCGCGCGCAGCCTGACCGCCTCGTGCGCGAAGGAGATGTGCCGGGCCTCCTCGGCGATGTGAATCGCCATGACCCGCGCCAGCACCGGCGGCAGCTGGTCACCGGCGCGGATGATCTCCTTCTGCGTGTGGTCGATCGGCTCCTCCCCGGCCAGGACCGCGAGGAAGAAGAACACCGGCACACGGGTCACGAGCATCGGCAGCACGCCGGCGAGCTTGCGCAGCGGCCAGGGCATCCCGGGGACGTCGGCCCCGATCCGGTTCACCGCCTCCTGGAACATCTGCGTGTGGTGGCCCTCCTCGGTCGCCTCGTGCGAGAGGTACCGGTACTCCGGCGAACCGTTGGGCAGAGCGAAGACGTACTGCATGATCGCCCGGATCAGCACGTTCTCGAACTGCAACCCGACCTTGAGCACATTCGCCTGACGCCACAGACC is drawn from Mycobacteriales bacterium and contains these coding sequences:
- a CDS encoding diiron oxygenase — protein: GLWRQANVLKVGLQFENVLIRAIMQYVFALPNGSPEYRYLSHEATEEGHHTQMFQEAVNRIGADVPGMPWPLRKLAGVLPMLVTRVPVFFFLAVLAGEEPIDHTQKEIIRAGDQLPPVLARVMAIHIAEEARHISFAHEAVRLRAPHLGPVGRHLTALLLPLVMRYGCDAIMVPPREFWERFEIPEQVKKDLFWDSPESQQRLQNLFGDVRMLAEQSNLMTRPARALWRLCKIDGPASRYRSEPPPAFLTAA